From the Daucus carota subsp. sativus chromosome 8, DH1 v3.0, whole genome shotgun sequence genome, one window contains:
- the LOC135148318 gene encoding F-box/kelch-repeat protein At1g57790-like, producing the protein MKRCNQDEEKQKIVCKKQCSTKSWADLDLDLLGEVKKKLYWGDHARFSVVCKTWLAAEHEKRAGDVLPWWLMMYHEDSEDWMITYHLYQPLNLDQPEITRSINLNDFFDSSTVHEATPLVYFDGCLCLSMYHIDFTRTHFLIVSILDNSSFTLPQFHHPNVRPDWNMNRLIAVSTCPASSDCVFLAIFVVNSSQWTVGIFRHGDAHWTTTQFDFQQPLFCPRGRDVVFIRGLFYFLCHGRRLASYDIASGDLNLNSYSMPANCEGGEHNMRFFALDGELMLMYYDPKVRRNVLTTYDSSSKLWVPLKCLGDRSLFISRYSVYVDYMNYYRASPNKIYYQQHGTCYVYNVENGLLESTSSGLKNWDGLDYGASFSMWVEPPALLSKKIKVNITEYDIGMIERSSAN; encoded by the coding sequence ATGAAAAGGTGCAACCAAGATGAAGAGAAGCAGAAGATTGTATGTAAAAAGCAGTgttcaacaaaatcatgggcAGATCTTGATTTGGATTTGTTGGGTGAAGTAAAGAAGAAGCTTTATTGGGGGGATCATGCTCGATTCAGCGTTGTGTGCAAGACTTGGCTGGCGGCAGAGCATGAAAAAAGGGCCGGTGATGTATTGCCCTGGTGGTTGATGATGTATCATGAGGATTCTGAGGATTGGATGATCACATACCACCTGTATCAACCCCTGAATCTGGACCAACCAGAAATTACTCGAAGTATTAATTTGAATGACTTTTTTGACTCATCCACTGTTCATGAGGCTACGCCACTGGTTTATTTTGATGGATGTTTGTGTTTGTCTATGTATCACATTGATTTTACTCGCACCCATTTTTTGATTGTCTCGATTCTAGATAATTCATCCTTTACACTCCCTCAGTTTCACCATCCTAATGTCCGTCCGGATTGGAATATGAATCGCTTGATAGCTGTCTCCACCTGCCCTGCTTCTTCAGATTGTGTCTTTTTAGctatttttgttgttaattcTAGCCAGTGGACCGTGGGTATTTTTCGTCATGGTGATGCACACTGGACGACGACTCAATTTGATTTTCAACAACCTTTGTTCTGTCCTCGTGGCAGAGATGTTGTGTTCATTCGAGGACTTTTCTATTTTCTCTGTCACGGCCGACGACTTGCATCCTATGACATTGCTTCCGGGGATTTAAATTTAAACTCCTATTCAATGCCAGCTAATTGTGAGGGAGGAGAGCACAATATGAGATTCTTTGCGTTAGATGGGGAGCTCATGCTTATGTATTATGACCCAAAAGTTCGCAGAAATGTTCTTACAACCTATGATTCATCTAGTAAACTTTGGGTTCCTTTAAAATGTTTAGGGGACCGTTCTTTGTTCATCAGCAGGTATTCTGTTTATGTAGATTATATGAATTATTATAGAGCATCTCCCAACAAGATATATTACCAACAACATGGGACCTGCTACGTTTATAACGTTGAGAATGGTCTCTTGGAATCTACTTCATCCGGACTTAAAAACTGGGATGGTCTAGATTATGGTGCATCATTTTCCATGTGGGTTGAACCTCCTGCTCTTTTGTcgaaaaaaataaaagtcaACATAACAGAATATGACATTGGGATGATAGAAAGGTCCTCGGCAAATTGA
- the LOC135148321 gene encoding F-box/kelch-repeat protein At1g57790-like, with product MKRCNQDEEKQKIVCKKQCSTKSWADLDLDLLGEVKKKLYWGDHARFSVVCKTWLAAEHEKRAGDVLPWWLMMYHEDSEDWMITYHLYQPLNLDQPEITRSINLNDFFDSSTVHEATPLVYFDGCLCLSMYHIDFTRTHFLIVSILDNSSFTLPQFHHPNVRPDWNMNRLIAVSTCPASSDCVFLAIFVVNSSQWTVGIFRHGDAHWTTTQFDFQQPLFCPRGRDVVFIRGLFYFLCHGRRLASYDIASGDLNINSYSMPANCEGGEHNMRFFALDGELMLMYYDPKVRRDVLTTYDSSSKLWVPLKSLGDRSLFISSFKVPPLYS from the exons ATGAAAAGGTGCAACCAAGATGAAGAGAAGCAGAAGATTGTATGTAAAAAGCAGTgttcaacaaaatcatgggcAGATCTTGATTTGGATTTGTTGGGTGAAGTAAAGAAGAAGCTTTATTGGGGGGATCATGCTCGATTCAGCGTTGTGTGCAAGACTTGGCTGGCGGCAGAGCATGAAAAAAGGGCCGGTGATGTATTGCCCTGGTGGTTGATGATGTATCATGAGGATTCTGAGGATTGGATGATCACATACCACCTGTATCAACCCCTGAATCTGGACCAACCAGAAATTACTCGAAGTATTAATTTGAATGACTTTTTTGACTCATCCACTGTTCATGAGGCTACGCCACTGGTTTATTTTGATGGATGTTTGTGTTTGTCTATGTATCACATTGATTTTACTCGCACCCATTTTTTGATTGTCTCGATTCTAGATAATTCATCCTTTACACTCCCTCAGTTTCACCATCCTAATGTCCGTCCGGATTGGAATATGAATCGCTTGATAGCTGTCTCCACCTGCCCTGCTTCTTCAGATTGTGTCTTTTTAGctatttttgttgttaattcTAGCCAGTGGACCGTGGGTATTTTTCGTCATGGTGATGCACACTGGACGACGACTCAATTTGATTTTCAACAACCTTTGTTCTGTCCTCGTGGCAGAGATGTTGTGTTCATTCGAGGACTTTTCTATTTTCTCTGTCACGGCCGACGACTTGCATCCTATGACATTGCTTCCGGGGATTTAAATATAAACTCCTATTCAATGCCAGCTAATTGTGAGGGAGGAGAGCACAATATGAGATTCTTTGCGTTAGATGGGGAGCTCATGCTTATGTATTATGACCCAAAAGTTCGCAGAGATGTTCTTACAACCTATGATTCATCTAGTAAACTTTGGGTTCCTCTAAAAAGTTTAGGGGACCGTTCTTTGTTCATCAGCAG TTTTAAAGTTCCGCCTTTGTATTCCTAA